In Amia ocellicauda isolate fAmiCal2 chromosome 7, fAmiCal2.hap1, whole genome shotgun sequence, one genomic interval encodes:
- the LOC136753360 gene encoding volume-regulated anion channel subunit LRRC8D translates to MFTLTELVSLGEWRGGPGGGRLLKPWWDVFMEHLLVLLLCVSLLSSTLLLSRDQVVCLPCDPPTRHNHSKSRPQPLAGSPDPHTTTPSAQPPAPTMPPPPPIGRRTHLDYQQYLYVSQVCYHSALPWHSRYFPYLALLHSLLLLAGGSVWLRYPKTAARLEHFSVILGKCFESPWTSRALSHTAWQDSEADTEAETGTGREGAGETGRAREGEAGSGPSLSSSTCSLSSSLSSSPSLSLSRAGGPSLDLGTDSPLLTRPATAAASSFVCPPPQSSCSSSLSSLSPPPRVAAPPPPPRLERSDGEQARALFERVRRFRAHSEGGDIVYKVYVAQTVFKLVHCAVILCYTTPLLGSLSFSHECRAPHTEHSAPLLHALTGYSTFLCAHEFGTTLRKLQLVYLTLVCVYGLLALYTLGWICSRPLRRYSFARLREENALVCDVPDVTNDFAFLLHLADQSDPLPPRRIATFLSHRSETRLLARGGAGGAERLRGLTFRDPQGRPTLHLCALPCLPPALFAQQHLQVLKLELIPRARLSAPLRQLISLRELHLYDCCPLLDPAGLAVLQERLEVLHLRVSETAQVPGWVCRLGGLRELHLSGGGLFAEAGGGRGRGLALGPLGGLRRLRVLSLRCSLRRIPGELGELGGSLVRLEVHNDGARLVALGGLRRLGGGGLAELVLRSCELESLPAPVLSLQALQNLDLACNALRSPEELLGLSRLPRLASLHLAHNRLPRLPPGLALLRALERLDLSHNQLEAVPPALLALPRLRCLDLSHNRLGELGAELGLGGAMAELDLSHNHLESLPPHLLCGCPCLRSLLLGWNALSALPPGLPALPLLARLDVRGNCLEALPASLALCPSLRKPGLLAEDWLMRSLPPATRDALLRPLTTAPTMPPLCPPTLPSLLPSPETPRPPDAPIPDSPPPTPTPTPTAAQLLSFWALESQI, encoded by the exons ATGTTCACGCTGACAGAGCTGGTATCGCTGGGGGAGTGGCGGGGCGGCCCGGGGGGGGGCAGGCTGCTGAAGCCCTGGTGGGACGTGTTCATGGAGCACctgctggtgctgctgctgtgtgtgtccctgctgtccaGCACGCTGCTGCTGTCCCGGGACCAGGTGGTGTGCCTGCCCTGCGACCCCCCCACCAGACACAACCATAGCAAGAGCCGCCCGCAGCCGCTGGCCGGCTCCCCAGACCCTCATACCACCACCCCCAGTGCCCAGCCCCCCGCCCCAACCATGCCTCCGCCTCCCCCCATTGGGCGCCGCACTCACCTGGACTACCAGCAGTACCTGTACGTGAGCCAGGTGTGCTACCACAGCGCCCTGCCCTGGCACAGCCGCTATTTCCCCTACCTGGCGCTGCTGCActccctgctgctgctggcAGGGGGCAGCGTGTGGCTGCGCTACCCCAAGACCGCCGCCCGCCTGGAGCACTTCAGTGTCATACTGGGCAAGTGCTTCGAGTCACCCTGGACCTCGCGGGCGCTGTCCCACACCGCCTGGCAGGACAGCGAAGCGGACACAGAGGCGGAGACGGGgacggggagggagggagcgggagagacagggagggcgagggagggagaggcagggagcgGACCCTCCCTGTCCTCCTCCACCTGCTCTTTGTCTTCCTCTCTGTCctcctccccgtctctctctctctcacgtgCAGGGGGTCCCAGCCTGGACCTGGGCACAGACAGCCCCCTGTTGACCCGACCCGCAACTGCGGCCGCCTCTTCCTTCGTGTGTCCCCCCCCCCAgtcctcctgctcctcctccctGTCCTCGCTGTCCCCACCCCCCCGCGTCGCCGCCCCACCGCCACCCCCCCGGCTGGAGCGCAGTGACGGGGAGCAGGCACGGGCGCTGTTCGAGAGGGTCCGCAGGTTCCGGGCGCACAGCGAGGGGGGGGACATCGTCTACAAG gtgtATGTGGCGCAGACTGTGTTCAAGCTGGTGCACTGCGCTGTGATCCTGTGCTACACGACGCCCTTGCTGGGCTCCCTGTCCTTCAGCCATGAGTGCCGCGCCCCTCACACGGAGCACAGCGCCCCGCTGCTGCACGCACTCACGGGGTACAGCACCTTCCTCTGTGCACACGAGTTCGGCACCACGCTGCGCAAACTGCAGCTCGTCTACCTGACGCTGGTGTGTGTGTACGGCCTGCTGGCTCTCTACACACTGGGCTGGATCTGTAGCAG GCCCCTGCGCCGGTACTCGTTTGCGCGGCTGCGGGAGGAGAACGCCCTGGTGTGCGACGTGCCCGACGTCACCAACGACTTCGCCTTCCTGCTGCACCTGGCCGACCAGTcggaccccctgcccccccgcCGCATCGCCACCTTCCTGTCCCACCGCAGCGAGACGCGCCTGCTGGCCCGGGGGGGCGCTGGGGGAGCGGAGCGGCTACGCGGCCTGACGTTCCGGGACCCCCAGGGCCGGCCCACCCTGCACCTGTGTGCGCTGCCCTGCCTACCCCCTGCGCTGTTCGCCCAGCAGCACCTGCAGGTCCTGAAGCTGGAGCTCATCCCCCGAGCCCGGCTGAGCGCCCCGCTGCGCCAGCTCATCAGCCTGAG agAGCTGCACCTGTATGACtgctgccccctgctggacccCGCAGGCCTGGCGGTGCTGCAAGAGAGACTGGAGGTGCTGCACCTGCGTGTGTCCGAGACGGCACAGGTCCCGGGCTGGGTGTGCCGCCTGGGGGGCCTGCGGGAGCTGCACCTGAGcgggggggggctgtttgccgaggctgggggggggagggggcggggCCTGGCACTCGGGCCGCTTGGGGGGCTGCGCCGGCTGCGCGTGTTGTCACTGCGCTGCTCTCTGCGCCGCATCCCGGGGGAGCTGGGCGAGCTGGGGGGCTCCCTGGTCCGACTGGAGGTACACAACGATGGCGCACGGCTGGTGGCGCTGGGGGGGCTGCGGCGGCTGGGGGGGGGCGGTCTGGCGGAGCTGGTGCTGCGCAGCTGCGAGCTGGAGAGCCTCCCGGCGCCGGTGCTCAGCCTGCAGGCCCTGCAGAACCTGGACCTCGCCTGCAATGCGCTGCGCTCACCGGAGGAGCTGCTGGGGCTGAGCCGCCTGCCCCGCCTGGCCTCACTCCACCTGGCGCACAACCGTCTACCGAGGCTGCCGCCCGGCCTGGCCCTGCTGCGCGCGCTGGAGCGGCTCGACCTATCACACAACCAGCTGGAGGCGGTGCCCCCTGCCCTGCTCGCCCTGCCCCGCCTGCGCTGCCTCGACCTGTCCCACAACCGGCTGGGGGAGCTGGGTGCCGAGCTGGGCCTAGGGGGGGCGATGGCCGAGCTCGACCTGTCCCACAACCACCTGGAgtccctgcccccccacctgCTGTGTGGCTGCCCCTGCCTGCGCTCACTCTTGCTGGGCTGGAACGCGCTGAGCGCCCTGCCCCCAGGCCTGCCCGCCCTGCCCCTGCTGGCCCGGCTGGATGTGAGGGGCAACTGCCTGGAGGCCCTGCCCGCCTCCCTGGCGCTCTGCCCCTCCCTCAGGAAGCCGGGGCTGCTGGCGGAGGACTGGCTGATGCGCTCTCTGCCCCCCGCCACCCGCGACGCCCTGCTGCGACCCCTCACCACTGCGCCCACCATGCCCCCCCTGTGCCCACCGACCCTCCCGAGCCTCCTGCCCAGCCCTGAGACCCCCAGACCTCCAGACGCCCCTATTCCCGACTCCCCGccccccactcccactcccactcccactgcCGCCCAGCTGCTGTCCTTCTGGGCGCTGGAGTCTCAGATAtag
- the LOC136752423 gene encoding CCN family member 1 isoform X1, whose protein sequence is MCRLVTVNVLVSQSVSVLVSVSLTLLVCCTILTPVSLSLSLCQLGAQCPAMCRCPPTPPHCPPGVDAVPDGCGCCKVCPRRLNQDCRVGLPCDASRGLYCNYGNSHSSLWGICRAGQEGRSCEYSGRIYQSGEVFRPSCAERCSCVDGTVGCEFLCPGDLQLSSAACPRPLRLLRPPGRCCHTLVCHKGELPPPLLGKSKSKSKSKFPKSSKSVLSSKSDYLSLWGGWGERRKEEEEEEKGRREREQNELYEPEKDSERGGHKHLAAWRPARLPVQHCVVQMTDWSPCSRSCGMGVSLRVTNQNGQCRPERETRLCNPQPCDITALALKEGTLCSGVQHSPEPVHLWLDGCRSVRRFRLLQCGQCAGGRCCRPRRLRRLRVEWTCAAGQQLQREVSLVQSCHCTAHCPLPPLTGPDLLDTHSNLMTMSH, encoded by the exons ATGTGTCGGTTGGTGACTGTTAATGTgttggtcagtcagtcagtcagtgtgttggtcagtgtctctctcactctgttaGTGTGCTGTACTATATTAaccccagtctctctctctctctctctctgtcagctgGGCGCTCAGTGCCCGGCGATGTGCCGctgcccccccacacccccgcaCTGCCCCCCCGGCGTGGACGCGGTGCCGGACGGCTGCGGCTGCTGTAAGGTGTGCCCCCGCCGGCTCAACCAGGACTGCCGTGTGGGGCTTCCCTGCGACGCCAGCAGGGGCCTGTACTGCAACTATGGCAACAGCCACAGCAGTCTCTGGGGCATCTGCAGAG ctggGCAGGAGGGCCGTAGCTGTGAGTACAGCGGCCGCATCTACCAGAGTGGCGAGGTGTTCCGGCCCAGCTGTGCGGAGCGGTGCAGCTGTGTGGACGGGACAGTGGGCTGTGAGTTCCTGTGTCCGGGCGACCTGCAACTCTCCTCCGCCGCCTGCCCCCGCCCCCTCCGCCTGCTGCGCCCGCCCGGCCGCTGCTGCCACACCCTGGTATGCCACAAGGGGGAGCTCCCTccgccgctgctggggaaatCCAAATCCAAGTCCAAATCCAAATTCCCCAAGTCTTCGAAGTCTGTTTTATCCTCAAAGTCTGACTACCTGTCCCtctgggggggatggggggagaggaggaaggaggaagaggaggaggagaaggggaggagggagagggagcagaaCGAGCTGTACGAGCCAGAGAAGGACAGCGAGAGAGGAGGGCACAAACATCTGGCAG ccTGGAGGCCAGCGAGGCTTCCTGTCCAGCACTGCGTTGTCCAGATGACGGACTGGTCGCCGTGCTCTCGCAGCTGTGGGATGGGCGTGTCCTTGCGCGTGACCAACCAGAATGGGCAGTGCAGGCCGGAGAGGGAGACACGCCTCTGTAACCCCCAGCCCTGTGACATCACAGCCCTCGCACTGAAG GAGGGGACGCTGTGTTCAGGGGTCCAGCACTCCCCTGAGCCGGTGCACCTGTGGTTGGATGGCTGCCGCAGTGTCCGGCGATTCCGGCTGCTGCAGTGCGGTCAGTGTGCAGGGGGGCGGTGCTGCAGGCCGCGGCGGCTGCGCAGGCTGCGGGTGGAGTGGACATGCGCGGCTGGGCAGCAACTGCAGCGTGAGGTTAGCCTAGTGCAGTCCTGTCACTGCACTGCCCACTGTCCACTGCCACCGCTGACCGGCCCCGACCTGCTGGACACTCACAGCAACCTGATGACGATgtcacactga
- the ddx39ab gene encoding DEAD (Asp-Glu-Ala-Asp) box polypeptide 39Ab, which translates to MAENDVENELLDYEEDEEPQTAPESAVPAGKKEVKGSYVSIHSSGFRDFLLKPELLRAIVDCGFEHPSEVQHECIPQAILGMDILCQAKSGMGKTAVFVLATLQQIEPVEGQVSVLVMCHTRELAFQISKEYERFSKYMPTVRAAVFFGGLSIKKDEEVLKKNCPHIVVGTPGRTLALIRNKSLNLRNVKHFVLDECDKMLEQLDMRRDVQDIFRLTPHEKQCMMFSATLSKEIRPVCRKFMQDPMEVFVDDETKLTLHGLQQYYCKLKDSEKNRKLFDLLDVLEFNQVVIFVKSVQRCVALSQLLVEQNFPAIAIHRGMAQEERLSRYQQFKDFQRRILVATNLFGRGMDIERVNIVFNYDMPEDSDTYLHRVARAGRFGTKGLAVTFVSDETDAKTLNDVQDRFEVNVAELPEEIDISTYIEQSR; encoded by the exons ATGGCAGAAAACGATGTTGAGAATGAGCTGCTGGACTATGAGGAGGACGAGGAGCCGCAGACCGCCCCCGAGAGTGCCGTCCCTGCAGGGAAGAAGGAGGTGAAGGGCTCCTATGTGTCCATCCACAGCTCCGGCTTCAGGGACTTCCTGCTCAAGCCCGAGCTGCTGCGCGCCATCGTGGACTGCGGCTTCGAGCATCCGTCCGAGG TGCAGCACGAGTGCATCCCGCAGGCGATCCTGGGCATGGACATCCTGTGCCAGGCCAAGTCCGGCATGGGCAAGACGGCCGTGTTCGTGCTGGCCACCCTGCAGCAGATCGAGCCTGTGGAGGGACAG GTGTCGGTGCTGGTGATGTGCCACACGAGGGAGCTGGCCTTCCAGATCAGCAAGGAGTACGAGCGCTTCTCCAAGTACATGCCCACAGTGCGCGCTGCCGTGTTCTTCGGGGGCCTGTCCATCAAGAAGGACGAGGAGGTGCTGAAGAAGAACTGCCCGCACATCGTGGTGGGCACACCGGGCCGCACGCTAGCGCTGATCCGCAACAAGAGCCTGAACCTGCGCAACGTCAAGCACTTCGTCCTGGACGAGTGCGACAAGATGCTGGAGCAGCTGG ACATGCGGCGTGACGTGCAGGACATCTTCCGGCTTACCCCCCACGAGAAGCAGTGCATGATGTTCAGCGCCACCCTGAGCAAAGAGATCCGGCCCGTGTGCAGGAAGTTCATGCAGGAC CCCATGGAGGTGTTTGTGGACGATGAGACGAAGCTCACTCTGCACGGCCTGCAGCAGTACTACTGCAAACTGAAGGATAGCGAGAAGAACCGCAAGCTCTTCGACCTGCTGGACGTGCTGGAGTTCAACCAG GTGGTGATCTTTGTGAAGTCGGTGCAGCGCTGCGTGGCGCTCTCCCAGCTGCTCGTGGAGCAGAACTTCCCCGCCATCGCCATCCACCGAGGCATGGCCCAGGAAGAGAG GCTCTCGCGCTATCAGCAGTTTAAGGACTTCCAGCGGCGGATCCTGGTGGCCACCAACCTGTTTGGCCGGGGGATGGACATCGAGAGGGTCAACATCGTGTTCAACTACGACATGCCGGAGGACTCGGACACCTACCTGCACAGG GTGGCGCGCGCTGGCCGCTTTGGGACGAAGGGCCTGGCTGTCACCTTTGTGTCGGACGAGACTGACGCCAAGACCTTGAATGACGTGCAGGACCGCTTCGAGGTCAACGTGGCCGAGCTGCCCGAGGAGATCGACATCTCTACCTACA TCGAGCAGTCCAGATGA
- the LOC136752423 gene encoding CCN family member 1 isoform X2 — protein sequence MKGMLYVTALALACVCALGAQCPAMCRCPPTPPHCPPGVDAVPDGCGCCKVCPRRLNQDCRVGLPCDASRGLYCNYGNSHSSLWGICRAGQEGRSCEYSGRIYQSGEVFRPSCAERCSCVDGTVGCEFLCPGDLQLSSAACPRPLRLLRPPGRCCHTLVCHKGELPPPLLGKSKSKSKSKFPKSSKSVLSSKSDYLSLWGGWGERRKEEEEEEKGRREREQNELYEPEKDSERGGHKHLAAWRPARLPVQHCVVQMTDWSPCSRSCGMGVSLRVTNQNGQCRPERETRLCNPQPCDITALALKEGTLCSGVQHSPEPVHLWLDGCRSVRRFRLLQCGQCAGGRCCRPRRLRRLRVEWTCAAGQQLQREVSLVQSCHCTAHCPLPPLTGPDLLDTHSNLMTMSH from the exons ATGAAGGGAATGCTGTACGTCACTGCCCTCGCCCTGGCCTGCGTCTGTGCG ctgGGCGCTCAGTGCCCGGCGATGTGCCGctgcccccccacacccccgcaCTGCCCCCCCGGCGTGGACGCGGTGCCGGACGGCTGCGGCTGCTGTAAGGTGTGCCCCCGCCGGCTCAACCAGGACTGCCGTGTGGGGCTTCCCTGCGACGCCAGCAGGGGCCTGTACTGCAACTATGGCAACAGCCACAGCAGTCTCTGGGGCATCTGCAGAG ctggGCAGGAGGGCCGTAGCTGTGAGTACAGCGGCCGCATCTACCAGAGTGGCGAGGTGTTCCGGCCCAGCTGTGCGGAGCGGTGCAGCTGTGTGGACGGGACAGTGGGCTGTGAGTTCCTGTGTCCGGGCGACCTGCAACTCTCCTCCGCCGCCTGCCCCCGCCCCCTCCGCCTGCTGCGCCCGCCCGGCCGCTGCTGCCACACCCTGGTATGCCACAAGGGGGAGCTCCCTccgccgctgctggggaaatCCAAATCCAAGTCCAAATCCAAATTCCCCAAGTCTTCGAAGTCTGTTTTATCCTCAAAGTCTGACTACCTGTCCCtctgggggggatggggggagaggaggaaggaggaagaggaggaggagaaggggaggagggagagggagcagaaCGAGCTGTACGAGCCAGAGAAGGACAGCGAGAGAGGAGGGCACAAACATCTGGCAG ccTGGAGGCCAGCGAGGCTTCCTGTCCAGCACTGCGTTGTCCAGATGACGGACTGGTCGCCGTGCTCTCGCAGCTGTGGGATGGGCGTGTCCTTGCGCGTGACCAACCAGAATGGGCAGTGCAGGCCGGAGAGGGAGACACGCCTCTGTAACCCCCAGCCCTGTGACATCACAGCCCTCGCACTGAAG GAGGGGACGCTGTGTTCAGGGGTCCAGCACTCCCCTGAGCCGGTGCACCTGTGGTTGGATGGCTGCCGCAGTGTCCGGCGATTCCGGCTGCTGCAGTGCGGTCAGTGTGCAGGGGGGCGGTGCTGCAGGCCGCGGCGGCTGCGCAGGCTGCGGGTGGAGTGGACATGCGCGGCTGGGCAGCAACTGCAGCGTGAGGTTAGCCTAGTGCAGTCCTGTCACTGCACTGCCCACTGTCCACTGCCACCGCTGACCGGCCCCGACCTGCTGGACACTCACAGCAACCTGATGACGATgtcacactga
- the LOC136753352 gene encoding nuclear transcription factor Y subunit beta-like, with product MGRQREIPAAPCSIDGRADQQTGPKPQPQPHGKLHLNLQGQQQAQQQQPDNLPGSSVQAGQQGAGSAGDGEKPDERQQQLQQQQQQLQQKQLLQQQQQHKQQQQLRLLSPSSGLSTIYEAMETTEEEEAEERGREQGGQVRKGWVLERGSEEEEEEEEEEEESMSKKEEQKDGEEVPANDRNKDGPPSQQQPSSSPSLSPSSPSRTLLELDWVTQADMVQQLINQTLLLAGEQRCPLLLPGSGGTLSPLESSRWPSLLSPLGPPGASITAVASYSPEDRGGGQGDWTVVELETQH from the exons ATGGGGCGACAGCGAGAGATTCCTGCAGCCCCCT GCAGTATAGATGGACGGGCCGACCAACAGACAGGCCCCAAACCGCAGCCGCAGCCACACGGCAAGCTCCATCTGAACCTCCAAGGACAACAAcaagcacaacaacaacaacccgaCAATCTCCCCGGCAGCTCGGTCCAGGCGGGGCAGCAGGGCGCGGGGTCTGCGGGAGACGGGGAGAAGCCGGATGAGCGGCAACAGCAactgcaacagcaacagcagcagctgcagcagaagcagctcctgcagcagcaacagcaacacaaacagcagcagcagctgcgcCTGCTGTCCCCCTCTTCTGGCCTCAGCACCATCTACGAAGCCATGGAGAccacggaggaggaggaggcagaggagagggggagggagcaggGAGGACAAGTCCGAAAAGGCTGGGTGTTGGAGCGAGGAagcgaagaagaagaagaagaagaagaggaggaggaggagagtatGAGCAAGAAAGAGGAGCAGAAAGACGGAGAGGAAGTGCCGGCGAACGACAGGAACAAAGACGGACCCCCCAGCCAGCAGCAGCCCTCATCCTCGCCCTCCCTCTCGCCTTCCTCCCCCTCCCGCACGCTGCTGGAGCTGGACTGGGTGACCCAGGCCGACATGGTGCAGCAGCTCATCAACCAGACGCTGCTGCTGGCCGGGGAGCAGCGCTGCCCCCTGCTGCTGCCCGGCTCGGGGGGCACCCTCAGCCCCCTGGAGTCCAGCCGCTGGCCATCCCTGCTGTCCCCCCTGGGCCCCCCCGGCGCCAGTATCACCGCTGTGGCCAGCTACTCCCCCGAGGACCGGGGCGGCGGGCAGGGGGACTGGACGGTGGTGGAGCTGGAGACTCAGcactga